The Molothrus ater isolate BHLD 08-10-18 breed brown headed cowbird chromosome 9, BPBGC_Mater_1.1, whole genome shotgun sequence genome includes a region encoding these proteins:
- the ATPAF1 gene encoding ATP synthase mitochondrial F1 complex assembly factor 1 isoform X1, whose amino-acid sequence MAGPLCQGWGLGVALRSRAALRPLGLLAPPARGVLGSAAGSGTAAGSGEAALEENPFYGKYRHKIQELRRSNPDVFESRMEKRSEVKKQPVGHSKQGEFIRCMEEKAEGLGSKTSKGGFTKDKTLDSILNVEMVKEKSAEEITQIWNQYFSAKDTVYAVIPADKFDLMWKRAQKCPSFLYALPRKEGYEFFVGQWSGTELHFTSLINVQTQGETAPSQLVLYHYPDLQKEKGIVLMTAEMDSKFLVVHDAQCLANQVQLFYATDRSETYALVETFNHRSSEFKYMAVIAELEQSGLGRELRPGQASDKS is encoded by the exons ATGGCGGGCccgctgtgccagggctggggcctGGGGGTGGCCCTGCGGAGCCGAGCCGCGCTCCGGCCGCTCGGGCTGCTGGCACCGCCGGCACGGGGGGTGCTGGGGTCGGCAGCGGGATCGGGAACGGCGGCGGGATCGGGAGAAGCGGCGCTGGAGGAGAACCCCTTCTACGGGAAGTACCGGCATAAGATCCAGGAGCTGCGGAG GTCCAATCCAGATGTGTTTGAATCCCgcatggaaaaaagaagtgaagTGAAAAAGCAGCCCGTGGGACATTCCAAACAAGGAGAGTTTATCAGATGCATGGAGGAAAAG GCAGAAGGCTTGGGCAGCAAGACATCAAAGGGAGGATTCACAAAGGATAAG ACACTTGATTCAATTCTTAATGTTGAGAtggtgaaagaaaaatcagcagagGAAATAACACAG ATTTGGAATCAgtatttttctgcaaaagaCACAGTTTATGCTGTTATCCCT GCAGACAAGTTTGATTTGATGTGGAAGAGAGCCCAGAAGTGTCCATCG TTTCTATATGCTTTGCCAAGAAAAGAAGGCTATGAGTTCTTTGTGGGGCAGTGGTCTGGAACAGAATTACACTTCACTTCCCTGATAAATGTTCAG aCCCAGGGTGAAACTGCTCCAAGCCAGTTGGTCTTGTACCATTATCCTGATctgcagaaggagaaagggatAGTGCTAATGACAGCAGAAATGGACTCCAAGTTCTTG GTGGTCCATGATGCCCAGTGCTTGGCCAACCAAGTGCAGCTGTTCTACGCCACGGATCGCTCCGAGACCTACGCATTAGTGGAGACCTTCAACCACAGATCCAGTGAATTCAAATACATGGCAGTTATAGCAGAGCTTGAGCAAAGTGGCCTTGGAAGAGAACTGAGACCTGGGCAAGCTTCTGACAAGTCATAG
- the ATPAF1 gene encoding ATP synthase mitochondrial F1 complex assembly factor 1 isoform X3 — MAGPLCQGWGLGVALRSRAALRPLGLLAPPARGVLGSAAGSGTAAGSGEAALEENPFYGKYRHKIQELRRSNPDVFESRMEKRSEVKKQPVGHSKQGEFIRCMEEKAEGLGSKTSKGGFTKDKTLDSILNVEMVKEKSAEEITQIWNQYFSAKDTVYAVIPADKFDLMWKRAQKCPSFLYALPRKEGYEFFVGQWSGTELHFTSLINVQTQGETAPSQLVLYHYPDLQKEKGIVLMTAEMDSKFLVVHDAQCL, encoded by the exons ATGGCGGGCccgctgtgccagggctggggcctGGGGGTGGCCCTGCGGAGCCGAGCCGCGCTCCGGCCGCTCGGGCTGCTGGCACCGCCGGCACGGGGGGTGCTGGGGTCGGCAGCGGGATCGGGAACGGCGGCGGGATCGGGAGAAGCGGCGCTGGAGGAGAACCCCTTCTACGGGAAGTACCGGCATAAGATCCAGGAGCTGCGGAG GTCCAATCCAGATGTGTTTGAATCCCgcatggaaaaaagaagtgaagTGAAAAAGCAGCCCGTGGGACATTCCAAACAAGGAGAGTTTATCAGATGCATGGAGGAAAAG GCAGAAGGCTTGGGCAGCAAGACATCAAAGGGAGGATTCACAAAGGATAAG ACACTTGATTCAATTCTTAATGTTGAGAtggtgaaagaaaaatcagcagagGAAATAACACAG ATTTGGAATCAgtatttttctgcaaaagaCACAGTTTATGCTGTTATCCCT GCAGACAAGTTTGATTTGATGTGGAAGAGAGCCCAGAAGTGTCCATCG TTTCTATATGCTTTGCCAAGAAAAGAAGGCTATGAGTTCTTTGTGGGGCAGTGGTCTGGAACAGAATTACACTTCACTTCCCTGATAAATGTTCAG aCCCAGGGTGAAACTGCTCCAAGCCAGTTGGTCTTGTACCATTATCCTGATctgcagaaggagaaagggatAGTGCTAATGACAGCAGAAATGGACTCCAAGTTCTTG GTGGTCCATGATGCCCAGTGCTTGTGA
- the EFCAB14 gene encoding EF-hand calcium-binding domain-containing protein 14, whose amino-acid sequence MKKRKELNALIGLAADGRRKKSAKKGSGHRLLRTEPPASDSESSSEEDEFAGARGRCGKGDYLRCCRFCYPLCAFVVLAACVVACVGLVWMQVALKEDLDAIKEKFRTMESNQKTSFQEIPKLNEDLVQNQKQLEQIETGELGLSKIWINITEINKQISLLTSTVNHLKNNIKSAADLISLPLTVEKLQKTVANIGSTLTSVAHDVENIQTAIEEYKKSIEILQNDVKELKQLPSLPSTVVPRTEGNQTEYCKKESQALHAALEQLNNTVVMYQKLNDIKLLNVDSAIGNLSWKVTLLENSPLVVKSPEKRENSSTIVGNNATTSLKVENEDQLDSETQSNKQLKEAGARDPQVSKLKETLQLISALTGKSENDRPIEASKNVESSQSTTAKPTDLSRVASRSAGDNTERNGQLSHLSLPGISSIEDLQKLFEKAPADADGKLSYKDLQKLFGSTAQESQSFKEFDTDGDEKYTLKELRLALGL is encoded by the exons ATGAAGAAGCGGAAGGAGCTGAACGCCCTCATCGGCCTGGCCGCCGACGGCCGCAGGAAGAAGTCCGCCAAGAAGGGCTCGGGCCACCGACTGCTGCGCACCGAGCCGCCCGCCTCCGACTCCGAGTCCAGCTCCGAGGAGGACGAGTTcgccggggcgcggggccgctGCGGAAA GGGAGACTACCTGCGGTGCTGCAGGTTCTGTTACCCTTTATGTGCGTTTGTCGTTCTTGCTGCTTGTGTGGTCGCGTGTGTTGGCTTGGTCTGGATGCAGGTGGCTCTCAAGGAGGATTTGGATGCAATAAAGGAGAAGTTTCGAACTA TGGAATCTAATCAAAAGACATCATTCCAAGAAATTCCTAAACTGAATGAAGATTTGGTGCAGAACCAAAAGCAGCTAGAACAAATTGAGACTGGAGAACTGGGGCTGAGTAAAATTTGGATCAATATCACAGAGATCAATAAACAG ATATCACTATTGACCTCAACAGTAAATCATCTcaaaaacaatataaaatcTGCTGCTGACCTGAtttctcttcccctcacagTAGAGAAACTTCAGAAG ACTGTAGCCAACATAGGTAGCACCCTTACCAGTGTTGCTCATGATGTTGAAAATATACAGACAGCTATTGAGGAATACAAGAAATCCATAGAAATACTCCAGAATGATGTG AAGGAATTAAAACAGCTGCCTTCACTTCCCTCCACTGTTGTACCAAGGACTGAGGGAAATCAGACAGAATACTgcaaaaag GAAAGCCAGGCACTGCATGCAGCTTTGGAACAGCTAAATAATACTGTAGTGATGTACCAAAAGTTGAATGACATCAAGCTTCTAAATGTGGATTCAGCCATTGGCAACCTCAGCTGGAAAGTTACGCTGTTGGAAAACTCTCCCCTGGTTGTGAAAAGcccagagaaaagagagaactCATCCACCATTGTG GGGAATAATGCAACTACCTCTCTAAAAGTGGAAAATGAAGATCAACTAGATAGTGAAACTCAGTCAAATAAACAACTGAAG GAAGCAGGAGCTAGAGATCCTCAGGTATCAAAACTAAAAGAGACTCTTCAGCTGATCAGTGCTCTCACAGGCAAGTCAGAAAATGACAGACCCATTGAGGCATCAAAGAATG TTGAAAGTAGTCAGAGTACTACAGCAAAGCCCACAGACCTTTCAAGGGTGGCTTCAAGGTCAGCTGGTGACAACACAGAGAGAAATGGGCAGCTGAGCCATCTGTCCTTACCAGGAATTTCCAGCATCGAAG ATCTTCAGAAACTGTTTGAAAAAGCACCTGCAGATGCTGATGGAAAACTCTCTTACAAAGACCTTCAAAAGCTGTTTGGCTCCACAGCCCAAGAATCACAGAGCTTTAAGGAGTTTGACACAGATGGAGATGAGAAATACACACTAAAAGAACTGAGATTAGCATTAGGTCTATAG